A DNA window from Flavobacterium sp. contains the following coding sequences:
- a CDS encoding multicopper oxidase domain-containing protein — protein MKLYTFLIVFLIALSVKAQKVVRYDLHVRDTIVNFSGKEKRAIAVNGQIPMPTLTFTEGDIAEIYVHNELKNEDTAMHWHGLFLPNKEDGVPYLTQMPIKPGTTHKYTFPIIQNGTYWYHSHSGLQEQIGLYGLFIINKKKDDQTFRKGIDDLPTVPVILSEWSDLKPENIQRMLHNANDWFAIKKGTTQSYFEALKQGQFSTKVINEWKRMNAMDVSDVYYEKFLINGKNEDQLSQFKAGDKVRLRIANGGASSYFWLTYGGGKITVVASDGNDVEPVEVDRLIIAVSETYDVVVTIPENKKSFAFLATAEDRTGSASLFLGNGEKQPVHHLPKLKYFEGMKMMNDMMKMNGDMNDMGMNMSLNKMDMNAVMYPEISGEEESEKTEDHSMHMEGMEMSNDSTSTSEIVTLNYGMLKSPTKTTLPKDAPVKELRFELSGNMNRYVWSLDNKVVSETDKILIKKGEIVRITLYNGSMMRHPMHLHGHDFRVLNEHGDYSPLKNVLDIMPMETDTIEFAANADGDWFFHCHILYHMMAGMGRIFSYENSAPNPLIHHPEMAFKMLKMDDRMFHLMAENDFATNGNDGEAMYSNTRWSIGTEWRLGYNDKHGYETETHIGRYIGKMQWFMPFIGFDWRYRKMGMDEQEQNLFGQKNTKDNRSVFSIGAEYTLPMLVKAQVEMYTDGNVRIQFERKDIPLSRRLRMNLMWNTDKEYMAGLKYIVARNFGITTHYDSDMGIGFGLNLNY, from the coding sequence ATGAAACTATATACTTTTCTAATAGTCTTTCTAATTGCTTTGAGTGTAAAAGCGCAAAAAGTAGTTCGTTACGATCTGCATGTTCGTGATACGATTGTCAATTTTTCGGGTAAAGAAAAACGTGCGATTGCAGTAAACGGGCAAATTCCGATGCCAACACTCACTTTTACCGAAGGCGATATTGCCGAAATTTATGTACATAACGAACTAAAAAATGAAGATACAGCGATGCATTGGCATGGATTATTTCTTCCTAATAAAGAAGACGGCGTTCCGTATTTAACGCAAATGCCTATTAAACCCGGAACAACTCATAAATATACTTTCCCCATTATTCAAAATGGAACGTATTGGTATCACAGTCATTCGGGACTTCAGGAACAAATTGGTTTGTACGGGCTTTTTATCATTAACAAAAAGAAAGACGACCAAACTTTTAGAAAAGGAATTGACGACTTGCCGACTGTTCCAGTTATTTTAAGTGAATGGTCTGATTTAAAACCAGAGAATATTCAACGAATGCTGCACAATGCCAATGATTGGTTTGCGATAAAAAAAGGAACTACTCAAAGTTATTTTGAAGCTCTTAAACAAGGTCAGTTTTCTACCAAAGTCATTAACGAATGGAAACGAATGAATGCTATGGACGTAAGTGATGTGTATTATGAAAAATTCTTAATTAACGGAAAAAACGAAGATCAGCTTTCGCAGTTTAAAGCCGGAGACAAAGTCAGATTGCGAATTGCAAATGGAGGTGCTTCAAGTTATTTCTGGCTTACTTACGGCGGCGGAAAAATCACAGTCGTTGCCAGCGACGGAAATGATGTTGAACCTGTAGAAGTCGATCGTTTGATTATTGCCGTTTCTGAAACTTATGATGTTGTCGTTACGATTCCCGAAAATAAAAAATCTTTTGCTTTTTTGGCTACAGCCGAAGACAGAACAGGATCGGCTTCTTTATTTTTAGGAAATGGCGAAAAACAGCCTGTTCATCATCTTCCCAAATTAAAATATTTTGAAGGAATGAAAATGATGAACGATATGATGAAAATGAATGGCGACATGAATGATATGGGCATGAATATGTCGCTGAATAAAATGGACATGAATGCCGTAATGTATCCTGAAATTTCCGGAGAAGAAGAATCTGAAAAAACAGAAGATCATTCGATGCATATGGAAGGTATGGAAATGTCAAATGATTCTACGAGTACTTCTGAAATTGTAACATTGAATTACGGAATGCTGAAATCTCCAACCAAAACAACATTACCAAAAGATGCTCCGGTAAAAGAATTACGCTTTGAATTATCCGGAAATATGAATCGTTATGTTTGGAGTTTAGATAATAAGGTAGTTTCTGAAACGGATAAAATTTTAATTAAAAAAGGAGAAATCGTTCGTATTACTTTGTACAACGGTTCTATGATGCGTCATCCAATGCATTTACACGGACATGATTTTAGGGTTTTAAACGAACATGGCGATTATTCTCCGCTAAAAAATGTTCTGGATATTATGCCAATGGAAACCGATACGATAGAATTTGCTGCTAATGCTGATGGTGACTGGTTTTTTCACTGTCATATCTTATATCATATGATGGCCGGAATGGGACGCATTTTTAGTTACGAAAATTCGGCACCAAATCCGTTGATTCATCATCCCGAAATGGCTTTTAAAATGCTAAAAATGGATGATCGCATGTTTCATTTAATGGCCGAAAATGATTTTGCCACAAACGGAAATGATGGAGAAGCGATGTACAGCAACACACGTTGGAGCATAGGCACGGAATGGCGATTGGGATACAACGACAAACATGGTTATGAAACCGAAACACATATTGGCCGTTACATTGGCAAAATGCAATGGTTTATGCCTTTCATTGGTTTTGACTGGCGATATCGAAAAATGGGAATGGATGAGCAGGAACAAAATCTTTTTGGACAAAAAAATACTAAAGATAATCGATCAGTTTTTAGCATCGGAGCCGAATATACTTTACCAATGCTTGTAAAAGCGCAGGTCGAAATGTATACGGATGGAAATGTGAGAATTCAGTTTGAACGAAAAGATATTCCGCTTTCGAGACGTTTGCGAATGAATTTAATGTGGAATACAGATAAAGAATATATGGCGGGTTTGAAATATATCGTTGCCAGAAATTTTGGAATTACAACGCATTATGACAGCGATATGGGAATTGGCTTTGGGCTTAATTTGAATTATTAA
- a CDS encoding polysaccharide deacetylase family protein: MDDKKQIFQTVTQKRWKTFQWSSRLILFLLILMVPIFFITLKKGLKPPLPLLAVHSRTGHNLDNPVVPNKLSDKDLKQFKGFDYFLREKTKIDKLKKIPAVPKTTEEVRAAFYVDWDPQSLFSLEKNIDKLNMVVPEWFFIDPKTDLLKTDIDTLALKVMKKGKVKILPLINNINESLGEGEFDGDLIHRILHDKNKKQRLINDIVKNLKKYDLQGINVDFEEFKENGDEPIIAFQKELYEKLHPLGYLVSQDIMTGDDDFNTKELAKYNDYMFLMAYDQHYAGSIPGDISSQKWIERIVDKTAKEISSDKIILCFAGYGYDWQEKQEGETVTYDHAIAIAKQYNAFIKFDNDSYSNSFSYKDSNGKKHIVNFEDAATNFNTIRFSDEYGLAGTALWRLGSEDQRLWSFYHRSLTNESLAKKPFDFNVMKSVNTRIESPAYIGDGEVLNVIASPAPGKIELEINKDETTITEQKYVELPTKYVISKFGNVKKQVILTFDDGPDPVYTPEILDILKKEKVPAVFFVIGIQAENNIPILQRIYKEGHEIGNHTFTHPNIALVSPERAAKEMETTRLLIEAITGKSTVLFRAPYNADAEPTTEAELKPIALSKAQNYYSVGESIDPNDWEKGVSADSVYIRTVQQYEANPDKGIILLHDAGGNRQATVDALPRIIKYFKSKNVEFTTVYHLLGKTKDEIMPKAEGPFITVDNVIFDFGYWFGQFITATFWVAIFLGFLRITLMAIMAFIKKWKDHKYPPVYKSFEGNFPKVSIIVPAYNEEINAVKTIENLLNQDYPDFDIVFVDDGSKDKTFAMINEAFANNPKVKIHTKLNGGKASALNYGIKLTQNDYVVCIDADTQLKTDAISQLMKRFTVQLKNNEEIGAVAGNVKVGNENTILTKWQSIEYTTAQNFDRRAFDLINGITVVPGAIGAFRKEAIEKAGGFTTDTLAEDCDLTIRILKSGYHITNCTEAIAVTEAPESLKEFMKQRFRWSYGIMQAFWKNRDACFNPRYKGLGMVALPNILLFQIVLPIFAPLADLVLILSLFWNYNDPDSLHKIMIYYIAFMLVDMLVSVIAFIFEKEKLTKLIWLIPQRFVYRQLMYVILFRALRRAIKGESQSWGVLTRTGNVATVK; this comes from the coding sequence ATGGATGATAAAAAACAAATATTTCAGACCGTTACCCAAAAGCGCTGGAAAACTTTTCAATGGTCGAGCCGGCTTATTTTGTTTCTTCTTATTTTAATGGTGCCAATTTTCTTTATCACTTTAAAGAAAGGATTAAAACCGCCGCTTCCGCTTTTAGCTGTTCATAGTCGAACCGGACATAATTTAGACAATCCTGTTGTTCCCAATAAATTAAGCGATAAAGACCTCAAACAATTTAAAGGGTTTGATTATTTCTTAAGAGAAAAAACAAAAATAGATAAACTGAAAAAAATACCGGCTGTACCTAAAACCACCGAAGAAGTCCGTGCTGCATTTTATGTCGATTGGGATCCGCAGAGTTTATTTTCGCTTGAAAAAAATATCGACAAGCTCAATATGGTAGTTCCGGAATGGTTTTTTATTGATCCCAAAACCGATTTACTGAAAACTGATATTGATACGTTAGCATTAAAAGTGATGAAAAAAGGGAAAGTAAAAATCCTTCCATTAATCAATAATATAAACGAATCTTTAGGCGAAGGCGAATTTGATGGCGATCTTATTCATAGAATTCTTCATGACAAAAACAAAAAACAAAGACTCATAAATGATATCGTAAAAAACTTAAAGAAATATGATTTACAAGGAATAAATGTTGACTTTGAAGAGTTTAAGGAAAATGGCGATGAACCTATAATTGCTTTTCAAAAAGAATTATACGAAAAACTGCATCCGCTTGGATATCTTGTTTCGCAGGATATAATGACGGGCGACGATGATTTTAATACAAAAGAATTAGCAAAATACAATGATTATATGTTCCTTATGGCCTATGATCAGCATTATGCCGGAAGTATTCCCGGAGATATAAGCAGCCAGAAATGGATAGAAAGAATCGTAGATAAAACAGCCAAGGAAATTTCATCAGATAAAATTATACTTTGTTTTGCAGGTTATGGCTACGATTGGCAGGAAAAGCAAGAAGGAGAAACTGTAACTTACGATCACGCAATTGCCATTGCAAAGCAATATAATGCGTTTATAAAATTTGATAACGACAGCTACAGTAACTCATTTAGCTATAAAGATAGTAATGGCAAAAAACATATTGTAAATTTTGAAGATGCAGCAACAAATTTTAACACAATAAGATTCAGTGACGAATATGGTTTGGCAGGAACTGCTTTGTGGCGTTTGGGCAGCGAAGATCAGCGTTTGTGGAGTTTTTACCATCGAAGCTTAACAAACGAAAGTCTTGCGAAAAAACCTTTTGATTTTAATGTCATGAAAAGTGTAAACACACGAATCGAAAGTCCTGCTTATATTGGAGACGGCGAAGTATTAAATGTTATTGCAAGTCCGGCACCGGGAAAAATAGAACTGGAAATAAACAAAGACGAAACTACGATTACAGAACAGAAATATGTAGAATTACCAACCAAATATGTCATAAGTAAATTTGGAAATGTAAAGAAACAAGTCATTTTAACCTTCGATGATGGTCCGGATCCTGTTTATACACCGGAGATTTTAGATATTTTAAAAAAAGAAAAAGTTCCGGCTGTATTTTTTGTTATTGGTATTCAGGCAGAAAATAATATTCCAATATTGCAAAGAATTTATAAAGAAGGACATGAAATAGGAAATCATACTTTTACGCATCCAAATATTGCATTGGTAAGTCCGGAACGTGCCGCGAAAGAAATGGAAACGACACGATTATTAATCGAAGCCATAACCGGAAAAAGTACCGTACTCTTTAGAGCGCCTTATAATGCTGATGCCGAACCAACAACAGAAGCCGAACTAAAACCAATTGCATTAAGCAAAGCACAAAATTATTATAGTGTGGGCGAAAGTATTGATCCTAATGATTGGGAAAAAGGCGTTAGTGCCGATTCGGTTTACATTAGAACTGTACAGCAATATGAAGCAAATCCTGATAAGGGAATTATTTTACTACACGATGCCGGAGGAAACAGACAGGCGACAGTCGACGCTTTGCCTAGAATTATTAAATATTTCAAAAGCAAAAATGTAGAGTTTACAACCGTTTATCATTTGCTTGGCAAAACCAAAGATGAAATTATGCCAAAAGCAGAAGGACCTTTTATAACGGTTGATAATGTAATTTTTGATTTTGGATATTGGTTTGGACAATTTATTACCGCGACATTTTGGGTTGCTATTTTTCTTGGCTTTTTGAGAATTACATTAATGGCGATTATGGCTTTTATAAAAAAATGGAAAGATCATAAATATCCGCCTGTTTATAAATCTTTTGAAGGGAATTTTCCAAAAGTCAGCATTATTGTTCCGGCCTATAATGAAGAAATAAATGCTGTAAAAACCATCGAAAACTTATTAAATCAGGATTATCCGGATTTTGATATTGTTTTTGTTGATGATGGATCTAAAGACAAAACTTTTGCCATGATTAATGAAGCTTTCGCCAATAATCCGAAAGTAAAAATACATACAAAACTAAACGGTGGAAAAGCATCTGCCTTAAACTACGGAATAAAATTAACCCAAAACGATTATGTTGTTTGTATTGATGCCGATACACAATTAAAAACCGATGCCATTTCGCAATTGATGAAAAGATTTACAGTTCAATTGAAAAATAATGAAGAAATTGGAGCTGTCGCAGGAAATGTAAAAGTTGGTAATGAAAATACAATTCTTACCAAATGGCAGAGTATTGAATACACAACAGCACAAAATTTTGACAGAAGAGCTTTTGATTTAATCAATGGAATTACGGTTGTTCCCGGAGCAATTGGTGCATTTAGAAAAGAAGCAATAGAAAAAGCAGGAGGTTTTACAACCGATACACTTGCAGAAGACTGCGATCTGACTATTAGAATTTTGAAAAGCGGTTATCATATTACAAATTGTACAGAGGCAATTGCAGTTACAGAAGCTCCCGAAAGCTTAAAAGAATTTATGAAACAGCGTTTTCGCTGGAGTTATGGTATTATGCAGGCTTTTTGGAAAAACAGAGATGCGTGTTTTAATCCGAGATATAAAGGTTTAGGAATGGTTGCACTGCCCAATATCCTTCTCTTTCAGATTGTATTGCCAATCTTTGCGCCTTTAGCCGATTTGGTTCTTATTTTAAGTTTATTCTGGAATTATAATGATCCGGACAGTCTTCATAAAATAATGATTTATTACATAGCATTTATGCTGGTAGATATGTTGGTGAGTGTAATTGCGTTTATTTTTGAAAAAGAAAAACTAACGAAACTAATATGGCTGATTCCACAGCGATTTGTGTACAGACAATTAATGTATGTAATTTTATTCAGAGCTTTAAGGAGAGCCATAAAAGGCGAAAGTCAAAGCTGGGGAGTACTTACCAGAACAGGAAATGTGGCAACAGTAAAATAG